A DNA window from Lachancea thermotolerans CBS 6340 chromosome G complete sequence contains the following coding sequences:
- the KAP114 gene encoding karyopherin KAP114 (similar to uniprot|P53067 Saccharomyces cerevisiae YGL241W), whose translation MICNSERTLAKMKEKLKEAIVGAQSTNGQVRENSENALWSLCSENPSATCTSLMQLACGIENAVEDRIFSLLSLRKLITMYWSAGFESYRGPPGIGDEGKRMIRESLLNLGLDDSQDTRLKNCSSYCIVQIAAVDFPDEWPTLVDSIFDAILQRQSLSALYVLNEIFDDVVSEEMFFHRGIGWQTIQLIFRILSNSDSSTQAKTASAKLYQACLLQLQSPMATSTQDYKYALSNHIQESVLLLIKVLKEHHIAKGINTSALNLQQVLLSCLNTIKTGFSKKLFTIESAQELIEFLFENFRKIAELCIDVTIDPDMKLAANEVGIQMVSLFATLMDTLTENQNWNFIVESFVIAGMISDEDAECWDNDFNVFASKETGLSTSFTVRDECEQFMQGLSGFAYNSVFNALTSALIYNESPNWKVQESILFFIQALCGNEDDEVSFNFEKTQSLLNTLRQILELEDSHILVKTRSLIALPKVIERFMETLESVKALVKDSLFHSFSLARQTPSYTVKIGCLISFTYYASFAELDSVLGPGFYGEAQRSVSAIIQELLEEAEEDTPSILLEALAPTLSSNHKTTETISFYQLALQLILKISSKHPSNIQVGLEAQDCLSNLLKSTSTEEYVTYSKTCIPLFANVLNGMIENKFAYAPIVCLSLEMLTVFIKRKPRDGCLPSDITSYVFNPLSDILINSSDDEIMQLTSDALVYLISNSEPHQLFPHLNVVLCDLEKLLSAETSDSGAIHVGNLVVVVLEKFSKQLQEIYPRILEAATKKFLGAHNVFTTENLANVFCYLVSLNPAEVINFLSSFSIDQQEQSVLCPVLSKWLESFEVLRGEKRIKENIMALSKLFFQADSRIDKIYVNGDPIPYSGDMIITRSMAKSMPEKYTRITAYQKIVKLFVAELDFQTSQTDLEKYIPMSAKKTECSTIANAEAGQEESDWEDVDDVLEYEQLQHFVDQDTFSSDRDEEDVIPGIKNVQQSTRELLISFFKEAASQNINDFKTIYDNLSENEKRILSENLV comes from the coding sequence ATGATTTGCAACTCAGAAAGAACTTTAGCCAAGATGaaggaaaagctcaaagaagctaTAGTTGGTGCGCAGTCTACTAATGGCCAAGTAAGAGAAAATTCTGAGAATGCTTTATGGAGCCTGTGCTCGGAAAATCCCAGTGCAACCTGTACATCTCTAATGCAGCTAGCTTGCGGTATTGAAAATGCGGTAGAAGACCGAATCTTTAGCCTGTTGTCCTTAAGGAAACTAATCACTATGTATTGGAGTGCAGGGTTTGAATCTTATAGAGGTCCGCCGGGTATTGGAGACGAAGGGAAACGAATGATTAGAGAATCATTATTGAATTTGGGCCTCGACGACAGCCAGGATACGAGACTGAAAAACTGCTCTTCTTATTGCATTGTCCAAATTGCCGCAGTTGATTTTCCTGATGAGTGGCCTACCCTTGTCGATTCAATCTTTGACGCGATACTGCAGCGCCAATCTCTTAGTGCCCTATATGTGCTCaatgaaatttttgatgatgtaGTATCAGAGGAGATGTTTTTCCATCGCGGTATTGGATGGCAGACGATACAGCTCATTTTCAGGATTTTGAGCAACTCAGATAGTTCCACACAGGCCAAAACAGCTTCTGCTAAACTCTATCAAGCGTGTCTTTTACAATTACAATCCCCGATGGCAACTTCAACGCAGGACTACAAATACGCGCTCTCTAACCATATCCAAGAATCAGTTCTCTTACTCATAAAGGTATTAAAAGAACATCACATCGCCAAAGGGATCAACACAAGTGCTCTCAATCTCCAACAAGTTTTACTAAGCTGTCTTAATACCATCAAAACtgggttttcaaagaagctttttacTATAGAATCGGCACAGGAACTCATAGAATTTTTGTTCGAGAATTTCAGGAAAATCGCAGAACTTTGTATCGATGTAACGATTGACCCTGATATGAAGCTTGCTGCTAACGAAGTTGGGATCCAGATGGTTTCCCTTTTTGCGACTTTAATGGATACTTTGACAGAGAATCAAAATTGGAACTTTATAGTGGAGAGCTTTGTGATTGCTGGAATGATAAGCGACGAGGACGCAGAGTGCTGGGATAATGACTTTAATGTTTTCGCGAGCAAGGAAACCGGCCTCTCAACATCTTTCACTGTCAGAGACGAATGTGAACAGTTTATGCAGGGACTCTCTGGCTTCGCATATAATTCAGTTTTCAATGCCCTCACTTCAGCCCTAATCTACAACGAATCCCCCAATTGGAAGGTTCAGGAGTCGATACTGTTTTTTATCCAGGCTCTCTGCGGaaatgaagatgatgaagtctCTTTTaattttgagaaaactcAATCTTTGCTTAACACACTGCGACAGATactggagctggaagacTCGCATATACTCGTCAAGACAAGGAGTTTGATTGCCTTGCCAAAGGTTATAGAAAGGTTTATGGAGACTTTGGAAAGCGTCAAAGCACTAGTGAAGGATTCTTTATTTCACTCTTTTTCATTGGCTCGTCAGACACCTAGTTATACAGTCAAGATAGGCTGCTTAATATCTTTTACTTACTACGCAAGTTTTGCGGAATTGGATTCGGTCTTGGGTCCTGGATTTTATGGGGAAGCCCAGAGATCTGTGTCCGCCATTATTCAAGAACTCCTGGaggaagctgaagaagatacACCCAGCATTTTGTTAGAGGCCTTAGCGCCCACTCTATCTTCAAACCACAAAACTACAGAAACAATCTCGTTTTATCAGCTGGCGTTACAACTGATACTTAAAATTTCCTCCAAACATCCTTCCAACATTCAAGTTGGTTTAGAAGCTCAAGATTGTTTGTCTAATCTTCTCAAGAGTACTAGCACGGAGGAATATGTCACATACTCAAAGACTTGCATTCCGTTATTCGCAAATGTTCTCAACGGTATGATAGAGAACAAGTTTGCTTATGCCCCGATAGTTTGCCTTTCCCTAGAAATGCTTACAGTCTTTATAAAAAGAAAACCAAGGGATGGCTGCTTGCCCAGCGATATCACATCATATGTCTTCAATCCTTTATCTGACATTCTTATCAACTCCTCTGATGATGAGATAATGCAGCTTACATCTGATGCCCTAGTGTATCTTATAAGCAATTCTGAGCCACACCAACTTTTTCCTCACCTTAACGTGGTTCTATGCGACCTGGAAAAACTTCTTTCGGCTGAAACTTCTGACTCAGGTGCAATACATGTTGGAAACCTTGTTGTTGTCGTATtagaaaagttttcaaagcagcTTCAGGAAATCTATCCCAGAATACTTGAAGCTGCCACCAAAAAATTTCTTGGCGCGCATAATGTGTTTACAACAGAAAACTTGGCTAATGTGTTTTGCTATCTGGTGTCCCTCAACCCTGCTGAAGTAATAAATTTCTTatcttctttctcgattgatcaacaagaacaaagtgTACTTTGCCCCGTGCTGTCCAAGTGGCTAGAGtcatttgaagttcttcgaGGTGAAAAACGTATAAAAGAAAATATTATGGCTCTCTCGAAGCTATTTTTCCAAGCCGACAGCAGAATTGATAAAATTTACGTGAATGGAGATCCTATTCCATACTCTGGGGATATGATTATAACAAGATCGATGGCAAAAAGCATGCCTGAGAAATACACGAGGATTACAGCATACCAAAAGATTGTTAAGCTGTTTGTTGCCGAACTTGACTTTCAAACGTCTCAAACAGACCTTGAAAAGTACATACCTATGAGCGCTAAAAAGACTGAATGCTCCACAATAG